In Juglans regia cultivar Chandler chromosome 5, Walnut 2.0, whole genome shotgun sequence, the following are encoded in one genomic region:
- the LOC108987275 gene encoding uncharacterized protein LOC108987275, with the protein MALNHVSRLCRNVKESIDFYTKVLGFALIEPPQAFDFNGAWLFDYGVGIHLLQSKDHDQDRFSLAVYVKRSVEDEENGMAIDQLLMFNDPYGFMIEIRKFENLKLVPAAGSLGKIKRFLLIGTIRLSKWKASINKIID; encoded by the exons ATGGCTTTGAATCACGTGTCCAGACTTTGCAGAAATGTGAAGGAATCCATTGATTTCTACACCAAGGTTCTTGGGTTCGCTTTGATTGAGCCTCCTCAAGCTTTTGACTTTAATGGTGCTTGGCTGTTTGACTATGGAGTCGGGATTCACTTGTTGCAATCCAAAGATCATGATCAAGATAG ATTTAGTTTGGCTGTATATGTGAAGAGGAGTGTCGAGGATGAAGAAAACGGGATGGCCATTGACCAACTCTTGATGTTCAACGACCCATATGGGTTCATGATCGAAATACGTAAATTTGAGAATCTGAAGCTTGTCCCAGCAGCTGGTTCCTTGGGTAAAATAAAGCGCTTCCTTTTGATAGGCACAATCCGCCTGTCGAAATGGAAAGCCAGCATAAATAAGATCATAGATTAA